The Niallia alba genome includes a window with the following:
- a CDS encoding ABC transporter substrate-binding protein, protein MKKFKTIFSIVSIGVLLLLSACSGVNNPASSGSGAKENTMYLGLVNAPVSFNPINSSDIAASWLEKFMFDTFLEMTGPLEFTPKLAESFETEDNQLFTIKINKDANWTDGTPVTSADVAFTLNLVANPKTETAVGAYLTVLDGLTENGKFPDGVTEIPSLTIVDEKTIQFKTKAPVDPNMVKEQLGSKFMILPEHKLKDIAPENLQKDPFMMNPTVTNGPFKFVKYAKDQYVEYAKNDDYYLGDVELDKLFVKIMPAANLVAQLQTGEINMNAAGGIGKIAVQDFETVKGFDNVTTTTDKTYGYQNMSFNMETITDKKVRQAIAYAIDRQKIVDQLLKGEGEIVDGPYTSISPYLDTELETYTYDPEKSKQLLEEAGWDFNKTIEFVVPIGNKVREQSANIIAENLKAVGLKLNTTTYDFPTIMSKAKAGDYDLMLIGFTNTIDPDLTTIYGSSGSSNYTKYNNPKVDELLEKGKQEPDTEKRKQIYNELQAIWSEEMPIFTLYSDYDFAAVSKDVAFGAPKVFGFHNELYKWSLAGAN, encoded by the coding sequence ATGAAGAAATTTAAGACAATTTTTAGCATAGTTTCCATTGGGGTTTTATTATTACTTTCAGCATGCTCGGGTGTAAATAATCCAGCATCTTCTGGTAGTGGGGCAAAAGAAAATACGATGTATCTCGGACTTGTAAATGCCCCAGTTAGTTTTAATCCTATTAACTCTTCTGATATTGCGGCATCTTGGTTAGAAAAGTTTATGTTTGATACCTTTTTGGAGATGACTGGACCATTAGAATTTACACCAAAGCTGGCGGAATCCTTTGAAACGGAAGATAATCAACTATTTACAATCAAGATTAACAAGGATGCAAATTGGACAGATGGAACACCGGTTACTTCTGCGGATGTTGCTTTTACTTTAAATTTAGTTGCTAATCCAAAGACAGAAACAGCAGTGGGAGCGTATTTGACCGTATTAGACGGTTTGACAGAAAATGGGAAATTTCCGGACGGTGTAACAGAAATACCATCTCTAACTATTGTTGACGAGAAGACAATTCAATTTAAAACAAAGGCACCAGTTGACCCGAATATGGTGAAAGAACAACTTGGTTCGAAATTTATGATTCTACCAGAACATAAATTAAAGGATATTGCTCCAGAAAATCTGCAAAAAGATCCTTTCATGATGAATCCAACAGTAACAAATGGACCATTCAAGTTTGTTAAATATGCAAAAGACCAATATGTAGAATATGCCAAAAATGATGATTACTATTTAGGTGATGTAGAACTAGATAAATTATTTGTGAAGATCATGCCAGCTGCGAACCTTGTTGCACAGTTGCAGACAGGCGAAATTAATATGAACGCTGCTGGTGGTATCGGGAAAATTGCTGTTCAAGATTTTGAGACTGTAAAAGGATTCGATAATGTAACAACAACAACAGATAAAACATATGGGTATCAAAATATGAGTTTTAATATGGAAACAATAACAGATAAGAAAGTAAGACAGGCAATTGCCTATGCAATCGATCGTCAAAAAATTGTCGATCAGTTACTTAAAGGAGAAGGAGAAATTGTGGACGGACCGTATACGTCTATAAGCCCTTATCTTGATACAGAGTTAGAGACATATACGTATGATCCAGAGAAATCAAAACAATTGTTAGAAGAAGCGGGCTGGGATTTTAACAAGACAATTGAATTTGTTGTTCCAATCGGTAACAAAGTACGTGAGCAATCAGCCAATATTATTGCGGAAAATCTCAAAGCAGTTGGATTAAAACTAAATACGACTACGTATGACTTCCCTACCATCATGTCAAAAGCAAAAGCTGGTGATTATGACTTGATGCTAATTGGCTTTACTAATACAATTGATCCAGATTTAACAACGATTTATGGATCTAGCGGGTCAAGTAACTATACAAAGTATAACAACCCAAAGGTAGACGAGTTGCTGGAGAAAGGGAAACAAGAACCAGATACGGAAAAACGGAAACAGATTTACAACGAACTTCAAGCAATTTGGAGTGAAGAGATGCCAATCTTTACATTATATTCCGACTATGACTTTGCGGCAGTATCTAAAGATGTAGCATTCGGAGCACCAAAGGTATTTGGTTTCCATAATGAATTATATAAATGGTCGTTGGCCGGTGCCAATTAA
- a CDS encoding M20 family metallopeptidase produces the protein MLETWYKEIESMYDQMVEWRRYLHENPELSFQEINTSKMIGDLLESFGIEVRRNVGGNGVVGKIYGAKPGKTIALRADFDALPIQDEKNVEFKSKVPGVMHACGHDGHTATLLAVAKVLQENAENLAGNVVLLHQHAEELPPGGAIAMIEDGCLDGVDVVYGAHLASGTELGSVLYGTGPVSAASDSFDLKIQGKGGHGASPHQTIDAVAVGAQIANQLKHIVSRRINPQKPAVISIGSFHAGNAGNVIADTAELTGTVRTFDEDVRLLIEEEMEQLISGVCKAFQATYEFSYLKGYPSTVNTADETNILEKCLIDVLPESKLEKIDKPGLGGEDFAYYLQNRPGCFFSVGARSEEIDAIYPHHHPKFTFDERAMLHTAKIFLSLVDYYTNAEKKAALVNSSTI, from the coding sequence ATGTTAGAAACATGGTACAAAGAAATCGAGTCAATGTATGACCAAATGGTAGAGTGGAGACGATATTTACACGAAAATCCTGAGCTATCTTTTCAAGAAATAAACACAAGTAAAATGATCGGTGATTTATTAGAAAGCTTTGGAATCGAAGTAAGAAGAAATGTCGGTGGAAATGGAGTAGTCGGCAAAATCTACGGTGCCAAGCCAGGTAAAACAATTGCTTTACGAGCTGACTTTGATGCACTGCCTATTCAGGATGAAAAAAATGTCGAATTTAAATCGAAAGTGCCAGGCGTTATGCATGCATGTGGACATGATGGACATACAGCTACTTTATTAGCAGTCGCAAAGGTGCTCCAAGAGAATGCGGAGAATTTAGCTGGGAATGTGGTGCTGTTACATCAACATGCTGAAGAACTGCCGCCAGGTGGAGCCATTGCAATGATTGAAGACGGTTGTTTAGACGGAGTCGATGTCGTATATGGAGCACATTTGGCTTCGGGCACTGAGTTGGGGAGCGTTCTGTACGGGACAGGGCCTGTTTCAGCTGCGAGTGACTCCTTTGACTTGAAAATCCAAGGAAAAGGCGGGCACGGTGCTTCCCCTCATCAAACGATTGATGCTGTTGCAGTGGGTGCACAAATTGCTAATCAATTAAAACATATTGTAAGTAGAAGGATTAATCCACAGAAGCCTGCAGTTATTTCGATTGGTTCCTTCCATGCAGGAAATGCAGGGAATGTTATTGCAGATACGGCTGAATTAACTGGAACAGTCCGCACATTCGACGAAGATGTTCGCTTATTGATAGAAGAGGAAATGGAGCAGCTAATCAGTGGGGTGTGTAAAGCATTCCAAGCAACTTATGAATTTAGTTATTTAAAAGGATATCCATCTACAGTAAACACTGCAGATGAAACGAATATATTAGAAAAGTGTTTAATAGATGTTCTGCCGGAAAGTAAGCTTGAAAAAATAGACAAGCCAGGATTGGGTGGCGAAGACTTTGCTTATTATCTCCAAAATCGCCCTGGCTGTTTCTTTTCCGTAGGGGCTAGAAGCGAAGAGATTGATGCGATTTACCCTCATCATCATCCGAAATTTACCTTTGATGAAAGAGCAATGCTGCACACAGCTAAAATATTTTTAAGTTTGGTAGATTACTATACGAATGCAGAAAAGAAAGCAGCTTTAGTGAATAGTTCTACTATATAA
- a CDS encoding ABC transporter ATP-binding protein — translation MSVEMSVKKDGIFKELNPLVEIQNLKKYYPIKKGILSKTVGHVKAVDGLNFSIYPGETISLVGESGCGKSTTGRAIVKLDPPTEGKVLFEGKDMATIQNKELRKIRTDMQIIFQDPYSSLNPRKRIGDLLAEPLIAHQLATKEEASKKVDRMLEIVGLTKFHKSRYPHEFSGGQRQRVGIARALMLNPKLIVCDEPVSALDVSIQAQVLNLLRDLQKEFNLTYLFIAHGLGAVKYISDRIAVMYLGKIVEIGKTEEIFKNPKHPYTKVLLSAYPIPNPHLRNRERIVVEGDVPSPANPPKGCRFHTRCPMVQAICKENEPLLVATDHSVACHFPLN, via the coding sequence ATGAGTGTAGAAATGTCGGTTAAAAAAGACGGAATATTCAAAGAGTTAAACCCGTTAGTCGAAATTCAAAATTTAAAGAAATATTATCCGATTAAGAAAGGGATATTATCGAAAACAGTTGGCCATGTAAAAGCGGTAGACGGTCTGAATTTTTCGATTTATCCTGGCGAAACGATTTCTCTTGTTGGAGAGTCAGGGTGTGGAAAGTCTACGACAGGAAGAGCAATCGTGAAACTAGATCCACCGACAGAGGGGAAAGTGTTATTTGAAGGAAAAGATATGGCGACGATTCAGAATAAGGAGTTAAGAAAAATTCGGACAGATATGCAAATCATCTTTCAAGATCCTTATTCTTCACTTAATCCACGAAAGCGAATCGGCGATTTATTGGCGGAACCATTAATTGCTCACCAACTTGCTACAAAAGAAGAAGCAAGTAAAAAGGTAGATCGAATGCTAGAAATAGTAGGATTGACTAAATTTCATAAAAGTAGATACCCTCATGAATTCTCTGGAGGTCAAAGACAAAGGGTTGGTATTGCAAGAGCCCTTATGCTAAATCCAAAATTAATTGTTTGTGATGAACCAGTATCAGCGTTAGATGTGTCTATTCAAGCGCAAGTATTAAATCTGTTGAGGGATTTACAAAAAGAATTTAATTTAACCTATTTATTTATCGCCCATGGGTTAGGTGCGGTTAAGTATATTAGTGATCGCATTGCTGTTATGTATTTAGGGAAAATTGTGGAAATTGGAAAGACTGAAGAAATTTTTAAAAATCCTAAACATCCCTACACGAAAGTGTTATTAAGTGCTTATCCAATTCCTAATCCTCATCTTCGCAATCGAGAGAGGATTGTGGTGGAAGGAGATGTTCCAAGTCCTGCAAATCCACCAAAGGGCTGTAGATTCCATACTAGATGTCCAATGGTTCAAGCTATTTGTAAGGAGAATGAGCCGCTATTAGTTGCAACAGATCATTCAGTTGCCTGTCATTTTCCACTAAATTAA
- the opp4C gene encoding oligopeptide ABC transporter permease: MSIPNVKMDTELPVNTVVIPVQEQLGNEESYLKLITKRFFKHKLAVVGLIIFSLMVLIAIFAPVIAPHNPYSVDGEFAAAPSAENILGTDEVGRDLFSRLLYAARVSLSVGVGAVAIYVAIGTILGAIAGYFGKWVDMVIMRITDVFMSFPYLMVILVLVSIMGPSLFNVILVLGLLGWPSIARLVRGCVLTIKEMDYVKAGVALGYSTPKIVFQHILPNCIAPILVNATFGIASAIIMEASLSFLGMGVQPPTASWGNMLNEAQSITVLATQPWLWIPPGVMILLAVLSINFMGDGLRDAMDPKSFK, from the coding sequence ATGAGTATTCCTAATGTGAAAATGGATACGGAACTGCCAGTTAATACTGTGGTGATTCCTGTTCAAGAGCAGCTAGGGAATGAAGAGAGCTACCTAAAATTAATAACAAAACGCTTTTTTAAACATAAGCTAGCCGTCGTTGGACTGATTATTTTTTCATTAATGGTTCTGATTGCAATCTTTGCTCCAGTTATTGCGCCACATAATCCGTATTCTGTTGATGGCGAATTTGCTGCTGCTCCTTCTGCAGAGAATATCCTTGGTACAGATGAAGTGGGAAGAGACTTGTTTAGCCGATTATTATATGCTGCTAGAGTTTCTTTGTCGGTAGGAGTTGGTGCAGTAGCAATCTATGTTGCCATCGGTACAATTCTCGGAGCAATTGCTGGATACTTTGGAAAATGGGTAGACATGGTAATCATGCGTATTACGGATGTATTCATGTCATTCCCTTATTTAATGGTTATTTTAGTGCTTGTAAGTATAATGGGACCTAGTCTATTTAACGTTATTTTAGTATTAGGTTTACTTGGGTGGCCGTCGATTGCCAGACTAGTAAGAGGGTGTGTATTAACAATTAAAGAAATGGATTACGTGAAAGCTGGTGTCGCTTTAGGTTATTCTACACCTAAAATTGTCTTCCAGCATATTTTGCCTAATTGTATTGCACCAATTCTTGTAAATGCTACATTTGGTATCGCTTCTGCCATTATTATGGAAGCATCTCTAAGCTTTCTAGGGATGGGGGTTCAGCCTCCAACAGCGAGCTGGGGCAATATGCTTAACGAAGCTCAATCTATTACTGTACTAGCAACACAGCCTTGGTTATGGATTCCGCCTGGAGTCATGATATTACTTGCTGTCTTATCCATTAATTTTATGGGAGACGGTTTAAGGGATGCAATGGATCCAAAGAGCTTTAAATAA
- a CDS encoding amidohydrolase, which produces MLKKWHSELAEMFDQMVEWRRHFHQYPELSFQEVETPRMIAEILEGFGIEVRRNVGGRGVVGKIYGGKPGKTIALRADFDALPIQDGKDAPYKSKVPGVMHACGHDGHTATLLAVAKVLQDNRESIAGNIVLLHQHAEELSPGGAKAMIEDDCLKDVDVVYGAHLSSLNELGKYYYKPGYSQAAADAFEITIKGKGGHGSAPHETVDAIAIGTALVSQLQYIASRRVDPLNPVVLSVGSFHGGNAKNVIADKAVMTGTVRTLDTDLRLFMEEEIKLMANEMCESMQATCEINYIKGYPAVYNHEEEVEVFEKVIEDTLDKDMLVRSVPIMGAEDFSYYLLEKPGMFFHTGAKVAQGKAYPHHHPMFDFDERAMIYAGKAFLSIVDNYVSLQVKENLAEPVL; this is translated from the coding sequence ATGTTAAAAAAATGGCATAGTGAATTAGCCGAGATGTTTGATCAAATGGTTGAATGGAGAAGACATTTTCATCAGTATCCGGAACTATCTTTCCAAGAGGTGGAAACACCAAGGATGATTGCTGAAATTTTAGAAGGATTCGGTATTGAGGTAAGGAGAAATGTTGGTGGTAGAGGAGTTGTTGGGAAGATTTATGGTGGAAAACCTGGTAAAACAATTGCATTAAGAGCTGATTTTGATGCATTGCCAATCCAGGATGGAAAGGATGCACCGTATAAATCGAAGGTACCAGGTGTAATGCATGCATGTGGGCATGATGGGCATACAGCTACTTTATTAGCAGTGGCTAAAGTCCTTCAAGATAATAGGGAAAGTATTGCAGGGAATATTGTCTTACTTCATCAGCATGCTGAAGAGTTGTCTCCAGGTGGAGCAAAAGCGATGATTGAAGATGATTGTTTAAAAGATGTAGATGTCGTTTATGGTGCTCATCTTTCTTCTCTAAATGAATTAGGGAAATATTATTATAAACCAGGATATTCTCAAGCAGCAGCAGATGCTTTTGAAATTACGATTAAAGGAAAGGGCGGACATGGCTCTGCTCCTCATGAAACAGTAGATGCGATAGCTATTGGTACTGCGTTAGTTAGCCAGTTGCAATATATCGCTAGCAGGCGTGTGGACCCATTAAACCCAGTTGTATTGTCTGTTGGATCCTTCCATGGTGGAAATGCTAAAAACGTTATAGCCGATAAAGCGGTGATGACTGGAACTGTAAGAACGCTGGATACAGATTTACGTTTATTTATGGAAGAAGAAATAAAATTAATGGCCAACGAAATGTGTGAAAGTATGCAAGCTACATGTGAGATTAATTATATTAAGGGCTATCCTGCTGTTTATAATCATGAGGAAGAAGTAGAGGTTTTTGAAAAGGTAATTGAAGATACACTAGATAAGGACATGTTAGTGCGTTCTGTGCCAATTATGGGAGCGGAGGATTTCTCCTATTATTTACTCGAAAAGCCTGGAATGTTTTTTCATACAGGAGCAAAGGTAGCACAGGGAAAAGCTTATCCTCACCATCATCCAATGTTTGATTTTGATGAAAGAGCAATGATTTATGCGGGAAAAGCATTCTTGAGCATTGTCGATAATTATGTATCGTTACAAGTAAAAGAAAATCTTGCTGAACCAGTTTTGTAA
- a CDS encoding ABC transporter ATP-binding protein — protein MGQYILEVDKLQTAFRTDKGEVVSVEEVTFHLQPGETIGIVGESGCGKSVTSLSIMRLLGKHGYIKKGSINLSGKELTKLTEAEMRKVRGNEISMIFQEPMTSLNPVFTIGNQMVELIRLHMGLSAKKAKSYAVEMLKKVGIPRAEVIIDEYPHALSGGMRQRVMIAMALSCKPKLLIADEPTTALDVTIQAQILELMKSLKSESETAIMMITHDLGVIAEMADKVIVMYAGQVVEEADVFTLFDEPKHPYTKGLIDSIPHLEYDSQEKLYSIPGSVPTLQQMPKGCRFHTRCPHVTEKCISDKPPHISLDNKPDHKVRCWLYETNQQEGMYKEEREVHV, from the coding sequence ATGGGTCAGTATATTTTAGAAGTAGATAAATTGCAAACGGCTTTTCGGACTGATAAGGGGGAGGTTGTTTCGGTAGAAGAGGTTACCTTTCATCTTCAGCCAGGTGAAACGATTGGTATTGTTGGAGAATCTGGCTGTGGGAAGAGTGTTACTTCCTTATCAATTATGAGATTACTAGGAAAACATGGTTATATAAAAAAAGGATCGATTAATTTAAGTGGAAAAGAATTAACGAAACTCACGGAAGCTGAAATGCGCAAAGTTAGAGGGAATGAAATATCAATGATTTTTCAAGAACCGATGACTTCTTTAAACCCTGTTTTTACTATTGGTAATCAAATGGTGGAATTAATTCGTTTACATATGGGTTTAAGCGCAAAGAAAGCCAAAAGCTATGCAGTAGAAATGCTGAAAAAAGTAGGGATTCCAAGAGCTGAAGTGATTATTGATGAATATCCACATGCGCTTTCTGGAGGAATGCGTCAAAGAGTAATGATAGCGATGGCTCTTTCTTGTAAACCTAAGCTGTTAATTGCAGATGAGCCAACAACTGCATTAGATGTAACAATTCAAGCGCAAATTCTGGAATTAATGAAAAGTTTAAAAAGTGAGTCCGAGACAGCTATTATGATGATTACTCATGACTTAGGAGTAATTGCAGAAATGGCGGATAAAGTTATTGTCATGTATGCGGGACAAGTAGTAGAAGAGGCAGATGTCTTTACTCTTTTTGATGAGCCCAAGCATCCCTACACGAAAGGTCTAATCGACTCTATCCCGCATTTAGAGTATGATTCCCAAGAAAAATTATATTCCATTCCAGGCTCTGTTCCAACCTTGCAGCAAATGCCAAAAGGCTGTAGATTTCACACTCGCTGTCCCCATGTCACCGAAAAATGCATTTCTGACAAGCCTCCCCATATTAGTTTAGACAACAAACCAGATCATAAGGTTCGTTGTTGGTTATATGAGACAAATCAGCAAGAGGGCATGTACAAAGAAGAAAGGGAGGTTCATGTATGA
- a CDS encoding ABC transporter permease, giving the protein MFQYIIRRLLIAIPVLLGVTIFNFLIINLAPGNPVDMYINPDTTQADIDAKKEALGLNDPIFIQYFRWLGNLLQGDFGFSYTTYEPVLDLVLNRVGPTLLLMSTALIIAYIIAIPIGILSATKQYSWIDYLTTTFSFLGVSIPNFFLGLGSIYVFALVLNILPTGGMFTLGSNGGFMDTFFHLIMPAAILGTGIAGSTVRYVRSSMLEVLGQDYLRTARAKGLREFIVTNKHGLKNALIPIITIIGMEIPVLIGGAVVTEQIFQWPGLGQLTIQSISSRDYPTLMAINFIAALAVLFSNLLTDILYAVVDPRIKYN; this is encoded by the coding sequence TTGTTCCAATATATTATCAGGAGACTATTAATTGCTATTCCAGTGTTGTTAGGGGTAACTATATTTAATTTTTTAATTATTAACCTAGCTCCTGGTAACCCTGTGGATATGTACATTAATCCAGATACTACTCAGGCGGATATTGATGCAAAGAAGGAAGCGCTAGGGCTTAATGATCCTATCTTTATTCAGTATTTTAGATGGCTTGGAAATCTTCTGCAAGGAGATTTTGGATTTTCCTATACAACGTATGAACCAGTGTTGGATTTAGTGTTAAATCGAGTTGGACCAACGCTGCTCCTCATGAGCACTGCCTTAATTATTGCTTATATTATTGCCATTCCAATTGGAATTTTAAGTGCAACTAAACAATATTCTTGGATCGATTATTTAACAACCACTTTTTCATTTTTAGGCGTATCCATTCCTAATTTTTTCTTAGGATTAGGAAGTATTTACGTATTTGCACTCGTTTTGAATATTTTACCAACAGGTGGGATGTTTACATTAGGAAGCAATGGTGGATTTATGGATACATTCTTTCATCTCATCATGCCAGCAGCAATATTAGGGACTGGGATTGCGGGAAGCACCGTGCGTTATGTTAGAAGCAGCATGCTAGAAGTACTTGGACAGGATTATTTACGTACTGCTAGAGCAAAAGGATTAAGGGAATTTATTGTTACGAATAAACACGGATTAAAAAATGCACTTATTCCTATTATTACAATTATCGGGATGGAGATTCCGGTATTAATAGGAGGAGCCGTCGTAACGGAACAAATTTTTCAATGGCCTGGTTTAGGGCAATTAACGATTCAGTCCATTTCATCACGTGACTATCCTACTTTAATGGCTATAAATTTTATCGCTGCACTTGCAGTATTATTCTCTAACTTGCTTACTGATATTTTATATGCCGTTGTGGATCCACGAATAAAGTATAACTAA
- a CDS encoding ABC transporter ATP-binding protein — translation MAKIFGRLREYKLSVTIALILMLTELAVELVQPLIMAKIIDDGLAHQDTKIVLIWGGMLILFSLVAFAAGIINTFYSSHVCQNFGYSLRNELYQIIQYFTYSSSNVFASSSLITRLTNDITQLQNTIFMGLRFLLRAPLLIVGGIVMSFLVNVKLALILAITIPLIVVMFIWVIKIGRTLFQSVQKKLDHVNSVMLENLTAVRLIRAYIRKQFERNRFMHTSEDLKDLTQKALRIMETTVPLLLFAMNLCIIGILWVGSGQINTGEAQIGEVVAVINYTLRITSSISVVSMLVMVISRSKASADRIQEIIDIEEKDADNFDGSAKSKIKGKINFQHVSFRYPSNRRNTIENLQFTIKQKERIAILGATGSGKTTLFQLIPRLYEPTEGTILIDDKRIDSYSLNALRKQIGYVPQESMLFTGTIKENIMWGNPNATFEEVVQAAKDAQIHDTIMLMPNTYDTRIGQKGVNLSGGQKQRLSIARALVRKPSILLLDDSTSALDLKTEKKLLDAVASYQCTLLLITQKVSTAMKADRVMLIENGKIVSFASHDQLWKTNSLYQKIVESQLGEGEWDNAKGTNRSISLS, via the coding sequence ATGGCAAAAATATTTGGTAGACTTCGAGAATATAAACTAAGTGTAACGATTGCTCTTATTCTTATGTTAACAGAGCTCGCAGTCGAATTAGTTCAACCGCTAATTATGGCTAAAATCATTGATGATGGTTTGGCTCACCAAGACACAAAAATTGTGCTCATTTGGGGAGGAATGCTCATTTTATTTTCGCTTGTAGCTTTTGCTGCTGGGATCATCAATACATTTTATTCTTCCCATGTTTGTCAGAATTTTGGCTATAGTCTTCGCAATGAGTTATATCAAATCATTCAATATTTTACCTATTCGAGCAGCAATGTGTTTGCAAGTTCCTCATTGATTACCAGATTAACCAATGATATTACACAACTCCAAAACACGATATTTATGGGATTGCGATTTTTATTAAGAGCACCTCTTTTAATCGTTGGAGGAATCGTTATGTCCTTTTTAGTTAATGTGAAATTAGCGCTCATATTGGCGATTACGATTCCATTAATTGTTGTTATGTTTATTTGGGTTATCAAAATAGGAAGAACCCTTTTTCAATCTGTACAAAAGAAACTGGATCATGTTAACAGTGTGATGCTTGAGAATTTAACAGCAGTCAGACTTATCCGTGCATATATCCGTAAGCAATTTGAAAGAAATCGTTTTATGCATACGAGTGAGGACTTAAAAGATCTTACCCAAAAAGCATTACGAATTATGGAAACTACTGTACCACTCTTATTATTTGCCATGAATCTATGTATTATTGGGATACTTTGGGTTGGTTCCGGACAAATAAATACAGGAGAGGCGCAGATTGGAGAGGTAGTAGCCGTTATTAATTACACACTAAGAATTACTTCGTCCATTTCTGTAGTAAGTATGTTAGTAATGGTTATCTCTCGTTCAAAAGCATCAGCTGATCGGATTCAAGAGATTATTGATATCGAAGAAAAGGATGCGGATAATTTCGACGGAAGTGCGAAATCAAAAATTAAAGGAAAAATTAATTTTCAGCATGTATCCTTTCGTTATCCTTCTAATAGAAGAAATACGATTGAAAATCTACAATTTACAATTAAGCAAAAAGAAAGGATTGCTATATTAGGAGCAACTGGATCAGGAAAAACGACACTTTTTCAATTGATTCCGCGACTTTATGAACCAACAGAAGGAACTATTCTAATAGATGACAAACGTATTGATTCATACTCTTTAAATGCTTTAAGAAAACAAATTGGGTATGTACCACAGGAATCGATGCTTTTTACCGGCACAATTAAAGAAAATATTATGTGGGGAAATCCAAATGCTACCTTTGAAGAAGTAGTGCAGGCTGCAAAAGATGCCCAAATCCACGATACTATTATGTTAATGCCTAATACATACGATACAAGAATTGGGCAAAAGGGGGTTAATTTATCGGGAGGACAAAAGCAACGCCTTTCCATTGCAAGGGCACTTGTTAGAAAACCAAGTATTCTCCTTTTAGATGATAGTACAAGTGCATTAGATTTGAAGACAGAGAAGAAGCTTCTCGATGCAGTCGCATCTTATCAATGTACGCTTCTACTAATTACTCAAAAAGTATCTACAGCTATGAAGGCAGATCGAGTGATGCTTATAGAAAACGGAAAAATTGTAAGTTTTGCCTCTCATGATCAATTATGGAAAACAAACAGCCTTTATCAAAAAATAGTAGAATCCCAACTAGGGGAAGGAGAGTGGGACAATGCAAAGGGAACTAACCGATCCATTTCGCTATCCTAA